A stretch of the Sulfolobus acidocaldarius SUSAZ genome encodes the following:
- a CDS encoding acetylpolyamine aminohydrolase yields MNVAFLWDYDYLKYSFPGNHPFKALRETMAKKILEERGAFHYIDIIKPDLISEEDLLKIHSRDYIQLVKKKSEDGAGYLDDGDTPAFKGMYEGALSRTSGTVTAIKLLDKYDVVFNIGGGFHHAKYSSASGFCVFNDVALAIKIAQEKYNRIALIDIDGHHGDGTQYMLFDDPNSLKISLHMYHRGFFPGTGNYDEIGRGKGEGLVLNVPLPPGTGDKEYLKAFTETVIPKVESYKPDLIIILNGGDSHFTDPLVELKLTNRGYLDVISSLRDLAQKFKSKIVMTGGGGYSYEATAKIWVLSIATLADLGLSDYEDLEDPSYTVSSDFVAKKVNEVVEKIKGIHGL; encoded by the coding sequence ATGAATGTTGCATTTCTATGGGATTATGATTATTTAAAATATTCATTTCCAGGAAATCATCCTTTTAAGGCTTTAAGGGAAACTATGGCAAAGAAGATCTTAGAGGAGAGAGGAGCATTCCACTACATAGATATAATAAAACCTGATTTAATAAGTGAGGAGGACTTACTGAAGATTCACTCAAGAGATTATATCCAGCTGGTGAAAAAGAAGAGTGAAGATGGAGCAGGATATTTAGACGATGGAGATACCCCTGCATTTAAAGGAATGTATGAGGGTGCACTATCTAGAACGAGTGGAACTGTAACAGCTATAAAACTCTTGGACAAGTATGATGTTGTGTTCAATATAGGAGGAGGCTTTCATCACGCAAAATACTCCTCTGCCTCAGGCTTCTGTGTATTCAATGATGTCGCGTTAGCTATAAAGATAGCTCAGGAGAAATATAATAGAATTGCACTAATCGATATTGACGGTCATCACGGTGATGGAACCCAGTATATGCTATTTGATGACCCGAACTCACTTAAGATCTCCCTTCATATGTATCACAGGGGCTTCTTCCCAGGAACTGGTAACTATGATGAAATAGGAAGGGGAAAAGGTGAGGGTTTAGTATTAAATGTTCCTTTACCACCAGGTACTGGGGATAAGGAATACCTTAAGGCTTTCACAGAAACAGTTATACCTAAGGTGGAGTCATATAAACCTGATTTAATCATAATATTAAATGGAGGCGATTCTCATTTCACTGACCCATTGGTGGAACTTAAGTTAACCAACAGGGGATATTTGGATGTAATTTCTTCATTGAGAGATCTCGCACAGAAATTTAAGAGTAAGATTGTGATGACAGGTGGTGGTGGGTACAGCTATGAAGCCACAGCTAAAATTTGGGTACTGTCAATAGCGACATTAGCAGACTTAGGTTTAAGTGATTATGAGGATTTAGAAGACCCCTCATACACTGTATCGTCTGATTTTGTAGCAAAGAAAGTGAATGAGGTTGTGGAAAAAATAAAGGGCATACACGGTTTATGA
- the purT gene encoding phosphoribosylglycinamide formyltransferase (non-folate utilizing enzyme, catalyzes the production of beta-formyl glycinamide ribonucleotide from formate, ATP, and beta-GAR and a side reaction producing acetyl phosphate and ADP from acetate and ATP; involved in de novo purine biosynthesis) gives MEIGTPLFEGSKKLLWLGGGELGKEMVIEAQRMGVETVVIDRYDLAPAMHVAHRKYVMNMHDGGAIESIIRRERPDAVIAEIEAINTETLSKIEMDGIKVMPNARAVKICMDRIELRRFAAEKVKVPTTAYGFATSPEEVKKMCKDVGYPCIIKPQMSSSGHGHEVIYDESQVEEKFKEALAHARGKSKTVIVEEYVKIDRELTVLTYRYPLSSGGVATKTIYPVEHQRPQGVYHYIESWHPATVSQDVISKASEYATKVVNELGGFGIFGVEIMIAGNRVLFNEVAPRPHDTGLVTLVSSDISEFQVHIRSALGLPTPDVKVVTPAAAHVILASGEKWAPKYINVDKALEIPGVQVRLFGKPVTYNERRMGIVLATGNSVEEAKEKVRKASALILVS, from the coding sequence ATGGAGATAGGAACACCTCTTTTTGAAGGATCTAAGAAATTGTTATGGTTAGGTGGAGGAGAACTAGGTAAGGAAATGGTAATAGAAGCTCAAAGAATGGGAGTAGAAACTGTCGTTATAGATAGATATGATTTAGCTCCAGCCATGCATGTTGCACATAGAAAGTATGTTATGAACATGCATGATGGTGGTGCGATTGAGAGCATAATAAGAAGGGAGAGACCTGATGCAGTAATAGCGGAAATCGAGGCTATTAACACAGAGACATTGAGTAAGATAGAGATGGACGGAATAAAGGTTATGCCTAATGCAAGGGCAGTAAAAATCTGTATGGATAGAATTGAACTAAGGAGATTTGCAGCAGAGAAGGTCAAAGTTCCTACAACAGCCTATGGTTTTGCAACTTCACCGGAAGAAGTTAAGAAAATGTGCAAAGACGTAGGTTACCCCTGTATTATTAAACCACAAATGAGTTCGAGTGGTCACGGTCATGAGGTTATATATGACGAAAGCCAAGTTGAGGAGAAATTTAAGGAGGCACTGGCACATGCCAGAGGAAAAAGTAAGACAGTTATCGTAGAGGAATATGTGAAAATAGATAGAGAGCTTACAGTTTTAACTTACAGGTATCCTCTTAGTTCAGGGGGAGTGGCAACAAAGACAATTTACCCAGTAGAGCACCAGAGACCTCAGGGTGTATATCATTACATAGAGTCGTGGCATCCTGCAACTGTAAGCCAAGACGTCATATCAAAGGCTTCAGAGTATGCAACGAAGGTGGTTAATGAATTAGGAGGTTTTGGAATCTTTGGTGTTGAAATAATGATAGCAGGTAACAGGGTTCTGTTTAACGAGGTCGCACCAAGACCACATGATACAGGATTAGTAACATTAGTGAGTAGTGATATTAGTGAATTTCAGGTACATATCAGAAGTGCATTAGGCTTACCTACACCAGATGTTAAGGTTGTAACCCCGGCTGCTGCTCACGTAATATTAGCTTCAGGAGAGAAATGGGCACCAAAATATATTAACGTTGATAAGGCTTTGGAAATTCCCGGCGTTCAGGTAAGGTTATTCGGAAAGCCTGTCACTTACAATGAAAGGAGAATGGGTATAGTACTGGCTACAGGAAATAGTGTCGAGGAGGCAAAGGAGAAAGTTAGAAAAGCCTCTGCTCTAATCCTAGTTTCATAA
- a CDS encoding phosphatidate cytidylyltransferase, with product MIINYSDVVWGLVLVAWVAFVTLYLSKLINKYTNTYVTRKAIHILGGGVVAVVSPFLFSSPLVPILASYAIMIYLIIHRTRQKMLNWFQDEGDRGEVYFSFSFGTVLLIMWLIEPTFWSSPLKFVPFLPLYYMSFGDGITGIIRNYVYRRRFKGFWGSVGMFLFCVPLGYLIYGIPGMISGVIATIVETLPYIDDNISVPFISFIFLYIAVKFLYI from the coding sequence ATGATTATTAATTATAGTGACGTAGTATGGGGCTTAGTCTTAGTGGCATGGGTAGCCTTTGTCACCTTATACTTGTCCAAACTAATTAATAAATACACAAACACTTACGTAACGAGGAAAGCCATACACATTTTGGGAGGCGGAGTTGTGGCAGTAGTTTCACCATTCTTGTTCTCTTCGCCATTAGTTCCCATATTAGCCTCTTATGCAATCATGATCTACCTTATAATCCATAGGACTAGGCAGAAGATGTTAAACTGGTTTCAGGATGAGGGAGATAGGGGGGAAGTATACTTCTCCTTTTCATTTGGTACAGTTCTTCTTATAATGTGGTTGATTGAGCCTACGTTCTGGAGTAGTCCACTTAAATTCGTTCCCTTCCTCCCACTTTACTACATGAGTTTTGGTGATGGTATAACTGGGATAATCAGGAACTACGTGTATAGGAGAAGATTTAAGGGGTTCTGGGGCAGTGTAGGTATGTTTTTATTCTGTGTTCCTCTAGGTTACTTAATCTACGGAATACCTGGTATGATCTCAGGAGTTATAGCTACTATAGTCGAGACTTTGCCCTACATAGATGACAATATATCTGTTCCATTTATATCATTCATTTTCCTTTACATTGCTGTAAAATTCCTCTATATTTAA
- a CDS encoding FAD dependent oxidoreductase: MKVLVVGKGILGSSIYHMLKEKGHEVSVVESGFRKFPPTLIHSLLLVGKDVELSILSKEFYLRHNIPLKSFTSYTLGKVSNDVVNKWLSLGLNVEEKYVKWLGDRAIIGYGTDSLVQIRKLIDSVPKISGNVSVEVNNNKLRVTLDDNDVTSKYDIFILTAGAWNTLSINGLRLPLKSYYCWSWLTLNRNSLLDKVFIYDYELGYYSRPFMGIGLPLSIVGDGDVIECSPFDKKIGDRKAVERAESRVGKLFPIYRGEGYCEGTPDMRPVYGEITDRLYFAGGLDGYGAEVGPGIANLLVTYILEGEKESDYYWRRFNGVTDFKIGKEPHEL; encoded by the coding sequence GTGAAAGTCTTAGTAGTTGGCAAAGGTATACTAGGAAGTTCTATATATCACATGCTTAAGGAGAAGGGTCATGAGGTATCTGTGGTAGAGAGTGGATTTAGAAAATTTCCGCCAACGCTTATTCACTCTTTGTTGTTGGTTGGAAAGGATGTTGAACTCTCTATACTGTCCAAGGAGTTTTACCTTAGGCATAATATTCCGCTTAAGTCCTTTACGTCTTATACACTAGGAAAAGTGAGTAATGATGTCGTCAATAAATGGTTAAGTTTAGGCTTAAATGTTGAAGAGAAGTACGTTAAATGGTTAGGGGATAGAGCCATAATAGGCTATGGGACAGACTCTTTGGTTCAAATTAGAAAGCTGATAGACAGCGTTCCTAAGATCAGCGGAAATGTATCAGTTGAGGTAAATAATAATAAATTAAGAGTTACACTAGACGATAATGACGTTACATCAAAATACGACATTTTCATACTGACAGCTGGTGCTTGGAATACTCTTTCAATAAATGGCTTGAGGCTTCCCCTCAAGAGTTACTATTGTTGGTCATGGTTAACTCTAAACAGAAATTCGCTATTGGACAAAGTTTTCATTTATGATTACGAGCTAGGATATTACTCAAGACCTTTCATGGGAATAGGGCTTCCATTAAGTATAGTGGGAGATGGTGACGTGATAGAGTGCTCTCCGTTTGACAAGAAAATTGGTGATAGGAAAGCAGTAGAAAGAGCAGAGAGTAGAGTAGGTAAGTTGTTTCCAATATATAGGGGAGAGGGTTACTGCGAAGGTACTCCTGACATGAGACCGGTATATGGTGAGATAACTGATAGGTTATATTTTGCGGGTGGTTTAGACGGATATGGGGCTGAAGTAGGTCCTGGTATAGCAAATCTACTGGTCACGTATATTCTAGAAGGAGAGAAAGAAAGCGATTACTACTGGAGAAGATTTAATGGAGTAACGGATTTCAAAATAGGTAAGGAACCTCATGAATTATAG
- a CDS encoding molybdenum cofactor biosynthesis protein MoaB gives MTAHEKHKEHAPKEVRFYVITISTSRYEKFIKRETIVDESGDAIKESIISEGYKVVGYTLIPDNKIKILRAFSEALDSPDVDVIISTGGTGYSTTDVTVETIRKIFDREIEGYGDVFRMVSYNDPKVRSASYLSKSTAGIIGDKVVFLLPGSPDAVKLAMKELILPEIGHLLYLVRGK, from the coding sequence TTGACAGCACATGAGAAACACAAGGAACATGCACCTAAGGAAGTGAGGTTTTACGTGATTACGATAAGTACTTCACGATATGAGAAATTCATAAAGAGAGAGACTATTGTAGATGAGTCTGGAGATGCTATAAAGGAATCAATTATAAGTGAAGGTTATAAGGTGGTAGGGTATACATTGATACCTGATAACAAGATAAAAATACTTAGAGCTTTTTCTGAAGCACTTGATAGTCCAGATGTGGACGTCATAATTTCAACTGGAGGCACAGGCTACTCTACAACAGATGTCACGGTTGAAACAATAAGAAAAATATTTGACAGGGAGATTGAAGGATACGGTGATGTATTTAGAATGGTAAGTTATAATGATCCTAAAGTTAGGTCAGCATCTTACTTATCCAAATCGACTGCTGGGATTATAGGTGATAAAGTTGTTTTCCTCCTACCTGGGTCACCAGACGCTGTGAAATTAGCAATGAAGGAGCTTATTCTACCGGAGATCGGTCATTTACTCTACTTAGTGAGAGGGAAATGA
- a CDS encoding conjugative plasmid protein, with amino-acid sequence MRLYAHYVFTIGVLVFINSFLVTPLSPPNYYDSLFYSGLLSVFSNTLIDRLGHEIRGKYISRTPTTHTFPRSMLWSLLISVLLSVLFFYVRHAIPYYLLVDGVIAGPSHMVLDIFTERGIYVKRNGKWRRFALAHFRYNNPAVNGLAVLIGFLLMTIPLGVL; translated from the coding sequence ATGAGGCTTTACGCCCACTACGTGTTTACTATAGGTGTGCTCGTATTCATAAATTCGTTTCTTGTGACCCCGTTATCCCCTCCTAATTATTATGACAGTTTGTTCTACAGCGGTTTACTTTCAGTCTTTTCAAATACCCTTATTGATAGGTTGGGGCATGAAATACGGGGTAAATACATCTCTAGGACTCCTACTACCCACACTTTTCCGAGGTCTATGCTTTGGAGCTTACTTATCAGTGTTTTACTTTCTGTTCTCTTCTTTTACGTTAGACATGCTATCCCTTACTATCTGTTGGTTGATGGGGTTATTGCTGGTCCTTCCCACATGGTCTTAGATATCTTCACAGAGAGGGGTATATACGTGAAGAGGAATGGCAAGTGGAGAAGGTTTGCTTTAGCCCACTTTAGGTATAACAATCCAGCTGTTAATGGGTTGGCTGTGTTGATAGGATTCCTATTGATGACTATACCGTTAGGTGTACTTTAA
- a CDS encoding 2-keto-3-deoxy gluconate aldolase: MEIISPIITPFDKQGKINVDALKTHAKNLLEKGVDEIFVNGTTGLGPALSKDEKRQNLNALYDVTHKLIFQVGSLNLNDVMELVKFSNEMDILGVSSHSPYYFPRLPEKFLAKYYEEIARVSSHSLYIYNYPSATGYDISPSILKSLPVKGIKDTNQDLAHSLEYKLNLPGVKVYNGSNTLIYYSLLSLDGVVASFTNFIPEVIVKQRDLIRQGKLDDALRLQELINRLADILRKYGSISAIYVLVNEFQGYDVGYPRPPIFPLTDEEALSLKREIEPLKRKIQELVH; this comes from the coding sequence ATGGAAATAATTTCACCTATCATTACACCTTTCGATAAACAAGGTAAAATAAACGTAGATGCACTAAAAACGCATGCAAAGAACCTACTTGAGAAGGGTGTTGACGAAATTTTCGTTAACGGAACTACTGGTCTAGGTCCTGCCTTATCCAAAGACGAGAAGAGGCAGAATTTAAATGCCCTTTATGATGTTACCCATAAACTTATCTTTCAGGTAGGTAGTCTCAATCTTAATGACGTCATGGAGCTCGTAAAGTTTTCAAATGAAATGGATATTCTGGGAGTCTCTTCTCATTCCCCCTATTACTTTCCCAGATTACCAGAAAAGTTTCTAGCTAAATATTATGAGGAAATAGCAAGGGTTTCCTCTCACTCTCTCTATATATACAACTACCCTTCAGCCACTGGTTATGACATATCACCATCAATACTGAAATCTCTTCCAGTAAAGGGCATAAAGGACACTAATCAAGATTTAGCTCATTCGTTAGAGTATAAGTTAAACTTACCTGGAGTAAAAGTATATAATGGCTCAAACACCTTGATATACTACTCTTTGTTGTCTTTAGATGGAGTCGTTGCATCCTTTACCAACTTCATACCTGAGGTAATTGTTAAGCAAAGGGATTTAATAAGGCAAGGTAAGTTAGATGACGCCTTGAGACTTCAGGAGTTGATAAACAGGTTGGCTGACATACTGAGAAAATACGGTTCGATCTCAGCAATTTATGTGTTAGTTAATGAGTTTCAAGGTTATGATGTTGGATATCCTAGACCTCCAATATTTCCACTTACAGATGAGGAGGCATTGTCCTTAAAAAGAGAGATAGAGCCTTTAAAGAGAAAGATTCAAGAACTGGTACATTAA
- a CDS encoding sugar kinase — translation MVKLIALGEILVQFNALAVGPLRHINYFEKHIAGSEANYCVAFIKQGNECGIITRVGDDEFGYNIIEWLRGQGVDVSGIKVDPESFTGIYFVQRSHPVPNRSSMLYFRKGSAGSRLSPADVSENYVKSADIVHSSGITLAISDTAKEAVFRAFSLAKMRSFDTNIRLRLWSAEKAKSEIMRLLNEFKPDFLITDPDDSKIIIGESDPEKALKILSNYSRIVVMKLGARGAMVYSDGSIYFSPGYQVQVEDVIGAGDALGGTFLSLYLKGFNVKKALDYSIVASTLNVMIRGDQENLPSTKEIEEFLAEMKK, via the coding sequence ATGGTTAAGTTAATAGCTCTTGGGGAAATCCTTGTCCAGTTCAATGCTCTTGCAGTCGGTCCCTTAAGGCATATAAACTACTTTGAAAAGCACATAGCGGGTAGTGAAGCGAATTATTGTGTAGCTTTTATTAAGCAAGGAAATGAGTGCGGGATTATTACGAGAGTTGGAGATGACGAGTTTGGCTATAACATTATAGAGTGGTTAAGGGGACAAGGAGTTGATGTTAGTGGAATAAAAGTGGATCCAGAGTCTTTTACAGGAATTTATTTTGTTCAGAGGAGTCACCCTGTTCCCAATAGGAGCTCAATGTTATACTTCAGAAAAGGAAGTGCAGGTAGTAGACTCTCCCCGGCGGATGTGAGCGAGAATTACGTTAAGAGTGCCGATATTGTACATTCCTCAGGAATAACCTTAGCTATATCAGATACAGCCAAAGAGGCTGTTTTCAGGGCTTTTTCATTAGCTAAAATGAGATCCTTTGACACAAACATTAGGTTGAGGTTATGGAGTGCTGAGAAGGCTAAGAGTGAAATTATGAGGTTACTGAATGAGTTTAAACCAGACTTTTTGATAACCGATCCTGATGATTCAAAGATCATCATAGGTGAGTCTGATCCCGAGAAGGCTCTAAAGATTTTATCAAATTATTCTAGGATAGTCGTAATGAAGTTAGGAGCCAGAGGCGCTATGGTATACTCTGATGGAAGTATTTACTTTTCTCCAGGTTATCAGGTTCAGGTTGAAGATGTTATTGGGGCAGGTGACGCTTTAGGAGGAACATTTCTATCTCTATATTTAAAAGGATTTAATGTGAAAAAAGCACTGGATTATTCAATTGTAGCCTCTACTCTTAATGTGATGATAAGAGGGGATCAGGAGAACCTTCCCTCAACGAAGGAAATAGAGGAGTTCCTAGCAGAGATGAAAAAGTAA